A region of the Bombus affinis isolate iyBomAffi1 chromosome 7, iyBomAffi1.2, whole genome shotgun sequence genome:
AGTCTGACAGTTAATGCCTATGTTCTACTTATGTTAGTTTATTGCTGACTTGATGCTCGATGTATAATGAATTGATCCTTTCAATGTTGATTAAAACGAGGATGTGCAGTAATAGTTGTGTTGCTGCGTGTATAAAAATTCATCGGTAAAATCAGTCTCTGTGGATTTTACGTGTATTATTTTTATGTACGGGTTTAATATATGAGATTGATTTTAAAATAGAGAATAAGTTAATTGTCCATATATCATCGTAACAGCTATaaatagactgcggatgtttctACGTTCGTAAGAAgtttaatatagaaaaatatgcaaggtaTTCAAAATATCGAATGATATTTAGTGGATAAGGAATACTAATGCAACTATCATTTAAATTCTACATTCAAAATTAGTTACTCATTATAGTATTTCACCAACTCGAAAGATTCTTATTTATAGCCTTCTTTAATTCTCTttgttaaaatatgaaattgcggCATAATAAATATCGGCAATTTAGCTATAAATTTAAACAATAAAACAATTTATATCTTTTGATACGCTCGTATAACGTGCAGTTTCAGCTTGAAAGATTTAAATATgaggaaaggaaaagagaatCGGATATCAACTTACAATCAACTTTCGCCGTCAAAGTTCTCATCCTTATCACACAACGATGATTTCAACTTTTCGGCATACTAGTCCGGAGTATTTTAGCTGAATTATCAACACAAAAAACACACGTGAATCAATTAATAGATCGTACCGGTTGACTGACCAGCCTGACCGGTTGTCAGGCGATCCTCATCGGACGAGGATCCGTTCCGGTGTGTTCGGAACCAGGTTGATACGATTGGCTGTGGCCCCTTCTGGGCCTTCTAGGTCCCCTAACGGGACACCCTGCCGACAGCCAGGCCTCTTACCTATACACAATCCCGATCACGATCGCGCGGGTCCACTTTGTGGTGGAGGTAACATCTATGGAAAGGTATGCTCACGCGAAGACGTCACTTTCCTACAAACGTCCACTGAGTAGCAACCGAGACGCTCAAGGTCGTCGGAAATCTGCGATCGTGTTTTCCTTTCGATGCCTGTCGCGTGATTGATATACGTAACCAATGTTTGCAAATGATCAAACGATATTTCTACTCTCACAAATTAATACGTTAGCTGTTAAGAGAATTGTGTTTTATAGAACGATATATTTTCACACCAATGATATCGAAACGTTTTTACAAAATCTGATTGGCATAAGATTTGAAGCAGATTAAATCAAAATCACTGGTAATCTAATTTAAAATTCGAAATTTGAAAACAGATTATTTAACACTCTCGCTGTCATTGACGTATACATTGTGACAATTCACAAATTACGTCGATAATAATGCGCTCTTTTCAATTGTGTTTATATTTTCACTGAGTATTCATCACTGTCAACAGGAAAAGGAATTGTATCGCAACGGTAATTACATATTCGATACTCTTACTCATTAATTCTTGCCAGTTACTCAATTCTAGAAAGAATATATTGTTCCTGGGAGAGAAAAAATCAAATTTCAAATTCGACGGATTCCTACGGACCGTCGATAGTCCATGTGGTGTCTAGTGTTGATCACCATCTATTCTCGCAACATTCAACGTATTAACCGTCGTTAAAAATCGATTAAGACCCATAAACCTGATGCTTGCCGTTCGATTATTACGTTTGTAAAACTGTGGAAATAAGAATCTCTATGGCGACATCGAAAGGCAAGTTAGAATTGTAAAAGCACATAAAAGATTCCACTGAATACGGTCACGGTATCAGAAATTGTGATCTCGGAAGCATAGTGGCAGCATGTTTGACGCATTTTTTTCATCCATTAAACATAGCTCGTCGCGCGCACGTGTAAGCAATGGATCGAATAGCGCACGTCCTCGACCATTAAACAAAAGATCCGCGCCGCGATTTTCCTCTCGacactttgttttaattaatgaCAACGAGAAACTGACTTTTTCCCTGGTAATTAGCAGTGACCGATTTCACTGATTTACACGGAGTTTCACCGGCCATTTTCATGCAATTGTGCGACACGCTAATACCGTTAAGAATAGTACAGACGATTTATCGAACTCTCTAATCTAGCACAAGAAACGTTGCATTTATCTACGCGTGACGATAAACGATTTAACTGTACGAACATTGCGACGCGAATTTCTCATCTGCACGCGTTCGACTGCGTTCCTTTGTACAGGTGAGGCGTTAGTCGAAGAACCGCGAAAAAAGGGAGACCGTGACACAGCTTATCTCAAATGGTCGAGTGTGACATTAATTTCCCTCGGTTCACCGGCTTCTGCGTGTCAAATCGCGCAAATAACGCGGCAAAATAGAATTCTCGCGCGTGTAGAATTGCGATGCATTGTTTACCGAGCGTTCCACGCGCGTCGAAGAAGGAACGCGTAATTTATGTTCACAGCGAGAATGAATTTCACGATCGTCGATTCGATTTGTTTTCTTGTCACCGGCGATGTGCATCTTAGGCTCCTGACTGTGCGTTTACAATGGTTTCGACTTGGACGACTGCCACTTTTCGTTATTCGCATAGTTTTGATAGAACGGAAAAATCCCCACTCCTCCCTCTTCTATTTGAATGTCGTTATCAGCATGGGATAATATTGATTCATCTTATCGCGTAACCGAACTCGCCGTGCAATACAGGGTACCGTTTGTTGCGAATGGCGCCCGTTAAATAAACGAGAATTAAAAACGAGTTCAGGGCTGGTTCGATGTTTGCAGCGATAAATCCTAATATTCTTCGTAAGCTGTATTCGAAATAACTGTTGCGAAACTCGCTTCTCGAAGCAGGAAGAATTTCGAAATTATAGGTACAGATGGTAAATCTGAAATCTTCCTCTACGAAATTCGCGACGAACATCGTAAAAGAATTCGCTGTAGGTATCAGTTTACGAGAAAAAGGCACATCTGTGACGATAGAGTGACTTTTGTATATTTGaagaattttcataaataaatagcaTCCTACTGGAAGGCTGTTTAAGATTTAAAAATCTAAAGGAATCAAGAATTAAACGATGAAAGATgatcaaattataaatttctgACTGTCGGATAATCATTCGAAAATACTATAGACATCATTACGATGGTATAGTAACATAGTCGTGAGATTCGACATTTTCGATATTAAAATCCCACGTTTATACGCATCGCGTCATTAAAGGTACGAACCTGACAAATCGTTTCGTTAAGTCATCCTTTCGAGATCAGAGCGTGAAAATTTGCCGAAGATAACGCGTTCGGTTGAGATTCGACGATAATTCTCGAAGAGCGGGGTTGATCTCGTACTTGAAATCAATTCGTACGAGCGAAATGGACCCGCAAACGCCGCGGCTAATGAACAACGAAGAGAGTGCGAGGGGGCGTAGGAACGGTCCCCCTTACCACGACTTCCTGCCAATTGCGGACAATTTGCGATCATCTATGACCCTCCCCGTTCGTCGCCCCGTCGACGTGAACGGTGTGGACGGTGCTTAAACCGTAAAAGTTAACGCGGCACGACTCTTTATCTGTCGTTCCCTTTTTCGCATGGTGCGCCGCTCTTTCTCGCTTTACATGATACGTGCCATCGACGACGGCCGCGCATTAACGCGTCCTACGCGGCTCACTTCCCACGTGACGTAACCGAGGAAAGGAACGACGAGCACGTTGCGTTTCCAACACATCGCTCTATCATCAGCTCTATCTCCGTTCGTGCGTGCAATTTCTGCAACGAGGTTAGTGCCGATCGCGATCACTATGCTCGTTGCATCGAGGTTCGCGTTTTTCCGTGCTACGAACCACGGCAATTCGTGATTTTCCAAATCGAGGCCTTTCAATTCGCTATACGCCACGCTTTCTTATTCGCAGATGAGTTTATTTCGCAGGTTTCCTACTGTTATGATGTATTATTAGATGTTTAAGCCGCAATGAGAACGTGTAATGGTTTAACCGAAACTTTACGTTGTGTATAATCGCTATTAGGATAGAAGGTGTAGCGCAGTTGTCGAATTATTTGAAACGAGGGGATCGTTAAAGAAAAAGGCGGCGCATCAATTACGGGAGGCGAAAGGTGAAACTGACAGACCAGCGTCGTTATTCCTAATTTATTACGATGTGCTTGTTAATCGCGAGTTGATATGCGTCCGCGTATACGCTTGTCCTCCCACGTGATACAGCGGAGGATCGAACAAAGGACCGCGTATAGGCGCCATCGTCGTTTCACATCCCCTAATCCTCCGCAACCTAATACGTGATCGGCTCGTCGAATGTAGGTTTATGTATATGAACGGGCAGGATTAAAACTTTTCTCCTTCGTAAAGTAAAGAAGAGATTTATGTTCCCACGAGGGTTCCGTATTTAGATTTTTAAACTTGTTAAGAGATATAGATCTTCATTTACATCACCTATAAGAGGTCTCGCGTATATGTAATGagaaaacgaacgaacgaatcgaTCGAAATCGGAAGTGATCTTTCTCCATTGTTTTCCGCGGTAAATGACAAGTGGAAAGCTTCTAGTAGGCGATTAAAGTGAGAAAAGATTTCCCACGAGCGCGAAAGAAAGCGGAAGATAACAGCGGAGGAGCGAAAAGTATCCAGTGACGATTGTTCCGGGAAGAGGAACATGGGAAGAGAAATCGACGTTCAGCCGGTTCGCACGATCGATTTCCTTGGTGGCGCGATTACATCGCGCGGATTATCGAAACGGTCTGCTGCGACATTTAATTAACTGTTTCTAATCCCCGAGTGCGGAGAGGATTACGGTCCTTGATCTAGAAACTTGTTCTAATCGGGGATCATTAATAACAACGAAGGCTTTTGAACGTGTAGTTAACAACGCTGACGCGCGTGTATCATCGGGACAACCATCGTTAAATTGGCTTCACATAATGATTTTCATTCTATAATAAGAACAGTAGTTTACAAATTTCATGAGAATGGTTGCGAAACTAAATTTCAGAAGTGTAATGATGTCAGACAGCAATTACCGAAGAAGATTATGTTTAAACGCAATAATCTCACGATTATCAAGCAATTAGGCTATAAACAAATTGAGATAGCGTGCCATGAACATCAGGTAGCAATTTGTGCATAACCGCGGGGCAGTGTCAGTTCGCTACTCGGTTAGAGAAAATTGTTTCTCATATAGTCGCTTAGGAGGAGAAACGTGGGGAGGTGCGACGAGAATAGTGTCATTGGACAATTCGCATTAGCATGATTATAAGAATCGTTTATAATCATTATTATGTAATGCATGATCTCGATTGCCTTACGTAACACGCACGAAACTGCGTGTTTTGCCGTGTTTCACAAAAACGCTTGTTCCCTAACAAACTGTttcttaaaagaaatttattttatagaaattttatgaaaattgcaCGAGTTAATTCCACGAATTATATCATTGAGATGCCACAGTCCAACGAATAAATTCTACCATGCTTGTAGATGGTGTAGAAGCATTCCTTATCTAACGTAGAGTTCGCGACAAAATTTCTAAGAGCCTTGACGGGGCTACCAATTTTCTGCACGAAATCCGGCAAGAAGAATTTCATAGAGAACCGGTTGTCTCGAGAGTTTGAGAATCAGCGTTCTAGAAACAGAAGTGAAGGAAgtcataaattttattttccatgAAAAATATCTTATGAAACGAGAAGAAACAATAGAGAACGTATTAGCGTAGGAATTTTCCTGACTGAATTGCATAATGTTATCCGTGTGGAGTATGATGTCTGTCGCAAAAGATATCGTAAATGAAATGCGCCTTCTATGTGGAGacgcagattttttttaaagtgCGTACCTCTGACTGAACGAGTCAATGGAACTCGTTAAACGTAGAATAAAAAAGTGAATCAGGGCAATAACGCTTTACGATCGTCACGATTATTCACCGGTCAGCGTCTTATTTAAATTATGCCTGTCGTGCGAAATTCTGTAAAACGATACATTCATTCGGGTCCGCGAAACGACGCGATTCTTATAGACAACATGTTAACTACCACTTTTACCGCGATATAACAATAAACCTGAAAAAAAACGCccgttttattatttattttcatgcACGGAATGGAATAAATATTACGGTAACAAGTTCAAGAGGGTTGCGCGTGAAGTTCAAAAAAACGGAAGTGTCGAGGGCCGGAAAGCGATACGAAACACGAAGAATACCACTTACAGGTGGGATGAAAGTGGGAACGGTCCAGTACTGCGTTGTTGACAGGACCTGTCACGAGCTCTTCGACACTGAATGAATCACGAAAGTTCATGGAAAGTGGAGTCAAAGGTCGGCTTGTGTTCGCGACAGGTTTCGAGTTCTCGGATCGACTGCACGTCAGGAACGCGCACAACTCTCGCATATCCGTTCTCCATCGGGCATCGCGAAACGAAAGTCGCCATCTGACGGGAGCCGAAGGAATTGAACAATATGAGAGAACAGTTTACCCGAGTAGAAAGAGCCGTATGACGGTTATGACACGCGGATAAAGGGATGTActtttttgatattattatctTTCGTTCTGATAATTATTCCTGTCATTCCACTAATGACAAAAACAGTTTACGTATTACTTCCTAATTTGTTGCTTATTTACAACGCTTCAATTACGCACAATCGAGAGAAACAGAAAAATAAGCTTGTAAATAAagttgggttggcaactaagcaaTACTTGGCAATACTATCACAGAGACATCAAACGATCAATTAACGTCTAATTGCATATGAGAATTAGCGATTATCATATCGTTAACAGAGAAATTTGTTTATTCAAAACACCTTAATTcaaaataacataaaaaatGCAGAAAGTACACATTGAGCAACAAGGGTGTAAAACGAAGAAGGTCGTCTTCAATTATCCTTCTTATATCTCTGAGAAGACTCTTCCATAGAACTGAGCCATAATTCTAAATCCTTGGTCAACGCGGGCCGTTGCGCGTTTGGTTCGATTTCAGTGATTATTTCTGTAACTGGAATCTTCAAACCTGTGATAGTTTGTCTGCTAAGAACAACTGCACGTACGAAGTTATCCGTCAAACTAATGAACTCGTGTTCCAGATAGAAGTGCTTATCTTCCCAATATATTAGCTGCGAAATTAAAACAGGTTTTTCATTTCATGACATTACAATACatgtaattatatgtatattaatatacaattaaggctaatttatattatattatattatttatattatattgtattatattcttCTAACCTTCGTGGTAACTTTATAAGGCGTAAAAATGGGAAGAGCTCGACGATACCGAGTCGACGAAGCTCCTTGCACTGCACCTCCACCTCTTTTTGCAATGGCTGCGTAAATTCCAGTGCGATCGTAATAATGGAAACGTGCAAAATCCAGTTCACGAAGGTATCTGGCATTATTCATGTGCTTCAAAAACAAATCCACGTCTTGTGTTGTACATATTCCTAGAGAAATGAAGAAAAAATTCAATCTGCTCTCTTTcaatttttatcgataaaaaagaaatatttacataCTTGTCAATCTATTCATTTGAATATATgtatgcaattttatatttttacacattacCTAACTACATTGTATATGTTTGTTACAcatcattatttattatatcattattttattataatctttACGAATTACTAGTATCAGTATTTATTTAATCGGATTTGGCGTTTGGGGCAAGTAAAATTGTAATTTGATGCCACGATACCAGAAAaagtaaagaataaaaaagtagATAGGATAAAGTCATTCTTCATATTTTACTTATGACCTTTGATAATAATTTAACATTTGAAATATAGTGCGATCACAATTTCATTACAAATTTTTCTTGTTATAATAATATCTATAATTTTCTAGTACTATATAATTtatctataatatataatataatttatatatataatttatacgtATTCTGCATAGGCATGAAATAAAGAATATCTGAATTTTCAAGTATGAAAAATGTCTGGACAATCATACTTGAAAAATGCTTGCCTTTAAATTCTTTTAAAATGGTGGGGGTCCCGCTTTACATTCACCAAAGATCATTCATTGACGTAATTtccattatttttattacatgtCATGAGTGTGCCTATTAAACACGCGACCGAACGCGCGTTTATCCATGCTTATTAATACTTTACTTTTCATACAAAAAAAAAGTATTTCatcgaataaatattatcctgTATCTTATCTTGTACATTGTAATGATCAATGAAACACTTATTGTTATATCATCAATTTCGCCACAAATCGATACCAATAATAATCCAAAGAAGAATACCCATTACTAAAGGATGTAGTTCTAAATAGatcgaataaaaaaattaaatataaagaagaaaatagtCGCGAACATACTATCATAACCTATAACCTATTTATCATAACCCATAGTAGCATCATAAAACTGTTGAAACTAGAAAATATAACCGATAGAAAAGATGTTATATGATTATTACCATAGATAGTAGTAGTATCGaaaatcttctttttcttctgtaaCAGCCTGCCCGAACCTAACGTAAACAAGATCCTGAGGAAATAATTTACGTCAAAGAGCATGTAGAGAACAAGTAAGATCGTGACGAAGCAGGCGCACACCATTTTTCTATAATGCTTCCGGAAGACGAGACGTGAAAGGAGAACAAACAGTTCTTGACGTTCACAAAGCCACAGTCCAAGCAAGACTGCGTGCGGTTACCATGAAATTCCAAACTGCGAGGTCGCTTCTTACACTGTAACCGGTTCCTCATTCTATGACGTTTCGTTGTAATCGGAACGGTCTTTGTTCGCCGCATGTACGGAAGCATTCCAAGCGATCAAAAGACGATAACGAACGCCCAATATTTCGAAGATTATGATATTTTGTCCTCTTTTATTATAGTGAATTTATAATTGTGAACAGATGACAACTCGATGGCTCGTTGTGAGAAtttaatcgatcgatcgttgaTGATCGTAACAAATGAATAAATAGGTAAGTCAATAAATCAACGATTAATATGATTTAAGagactatgcatatatatcaaCAATTCttatataaactatatataaactgAATTAACTAGTGTGGATGGAAATGAATATTCTTTGGCTGCGCTAATCAGCATAATCTTCATAAGGATGATGTCGCGTTTAATTCAGAAAACCGAGTAGATAcgatttctaaaaatatatatgctATTCCttttatatatcattatatcatTTCTCGGACACATTAGCCGTGAACATGTGAATGCCCTGACTGTTTATGATATGAAAATGAAGTACACGAAGTCGTGAACTTTGCGTGAAATATTCAACGCGACACGCATGCATCGCGTGACctcttttttaaattacaaaattttcgATTCAACTTCCGTTGCCAAATTCTTGTATCGTCAACAATTACTATATCGTTTTGATCGAAATCGTTCTGAacaataaagaagaaaataatatgTGCTTTCCAACGAAGAAACATTAGCCATCTaaggaatatttaatatataatccTGGGTAATGGTATTTTCAACGACATGATCCAACATAGTATTATGTGACAAAAATGACATTATTATCATCTAGAATTATAATAACGTTTTCACGCATAGTACGTGCACAATGCTATTTAGCTGTTAGAGACTCGCTACGTCGTCGGCTACTTAATAACCATACTACGGATACCAATTTATTTCGAAATTCAAGTGGGATACACTTTATGGATTCACTCATGCAAATGGCGTCGGTAATACGGATTGTATATAAGGATTTCAACAAATCGATCATATGCGAGCTGCTTACAACCAACTCGCAATTTCGCGGACATTCTATATATTACTAGAAACATAATAATAACAAGCAAGtgaaatatataatagaatCACAACAAACTGATGCATGGCAAACACGGTAACCATATCGATAAGCGAATGTCACAGTCTGAGTGCTCGACAATCGCAGGCGCGCGAATATCCACCATGA
Encoded here:
- the LOC126918323 gene encoding protein THEM6 produces the protein MVCACFVTILLVLYMLFDVNYFLRILFTLGSGRLLQKKKKIFDTTTIYGICTTQDVDLFLKHMNNARYLRELDFARFHYYDRTGIYAAIAKRGGGAVQGASSTRYRRALPIFTPYKVTTKLIYWEDKHFYLEHEFISLTDNFVRAVVLSRQTITGLKIPVTEIITEIEPNAQRPALTKDLELWLSSMEESSQRYKKDN